In Nitrososphaerota archaeon, the following proteins share a genomic window:
- a CDS encoding Tfx family DNA-binding protein: MAAKKVGLLTERQIEVLKLRAQGLTQEEVAKRLNTTRENVSILEKRAYQNIKLARETLAALKSFGVAVSVVIKPGTHLVDVPRIILNKADEANIKVKANFTRIYDEIRFRAGDKVKRTRVIRPITVKILPNGDFTVE; encoded by the coding sequence ATGGCTGCGAAAAAGGTTGGGCTTCTTACAGAAAGACAGATCGAAGTGCTAAAGCTGAGAGCTCAAGGTTTGACGCAAGAGGAGGTCGCTAAGAGGCTAAACACAACAAGAGAAAATGTGAGCATACTTGAGAAGAGGGCTTATCAGAACATAAAGTTGGCCAGAGAAACCTTAGCAGCCCTGAAGAGCTTTGGCGTAGCGGTTTCTGTGGTGATAAAGCCGGGCACACACCTTGTGGATGTTCCACGCATCATATTGAATAAAGCAGATGAAGCTAACATAAAGGTTAAAGCAAACTTCACCAGAATCTATGATGAAATAAGGTTTAGGGCAGGCGACAAAGTTAAGAGGACTAGAGTGATTCGCCCGATCACTGTAAAGATCTTACCTAACGGAGACTTTACAGTAGAATAA